tttaaccccccaccccattaCAAATCTGCTTTGTAACAttgtaaatacatacacaaactacatattattattattactacagtCCTAATTATCATTAATCTCATAAATAAATCTAGAACTCTCTGACGGGTACAGGGGGCGCATGGCTGCTATTGGTGAGTTTCAGGTCCAGCTCGCGTCTCTGATTGGTTAATCCGGCCGTCAGTCACCGCTCTTGTGTTTCCGGGTTCCTGCAGCATGCTGTTGGGCTCTCCTGTGCGGTAGGTTGAACACTTTTACAGTCACAGAAATGTAGTGCAGCTCTGCTAAACACTGTTTCACGTGTTATTTGTGGTTTACCATCTAAATTAATACGTATTTCTGTGTTGTATGTATTCAATTAGCATCCGTGCCATGGCGAGCTGCAGAGTGCAAGTGTATTACTAGCAGTTCCCAGCCTGTAACTCGAGTTAAGTACATTTATACAGTTAATAAGTAATTGTCTACATTTAGAGTTCCCCACCTTATACCATTTTAAAAGTCGATATAGatttacatacatatttgtattcattaacTATGTATTTCGTCTGTGTTTTGTTGCGTTTCTCAATTTCCTTTATTGCAAAAGGTGCAAAGTGTCACTAGACGCATtcctgtcagtgtgtcacattATAGTGCACAGTGTCTGGCTGGATGCGCAGTAAAGCTGCTAATAAAAAGACAAGGTTGGATGAACTGGTAAAccatgcaatgcaatgcaagaaGTGTCTGCAAGCTTTGTGACTAATGTGAGATCCCAAGAGCATTGGGGTGATGCTTCCAAAGTGGGATTGCGATGAATGCACTTTCCATGTACTTCCCAGTGGCGGTTATCTTGTGCAGCAACTGTTAGGAATATGAATGATATTGCAGTGGCTGGATTAAAAccaaacataatacaatttctTACAGATGCACATAAAACTGCAGCTTTGTATCCATTTCACGGATTGAATTCAGGTCCTGTAGTGTGTTGACAATCTCCCCCATGTCACGTCCTCTCCCTCGGTGTTCAGAAAGTGCCTTCAGAAGCTCTCACTGCTGTCATGGTTATCAGTATTTCACATCCCAGTCTTTTATTAGATCGTACTGTAATGCTGTGGCATCGGATTATCTCATGCCTGCCAGGTCTGTGAGATGGGGCAGATTTATAAGCAGTTTTGGATCCCGATAAGGGAGGACACTAATAAAGGAGGTTGCTAAAGGCAGCGTGGGGGTAAGTTGAAAACCTGACACGTTTTATGCTTACGAACCTAAAAAACACACCATTTCTTTAACACAGCAGGGTGAGCACTATGGCGAAACAAAAGTATATTGTGTAATATGACCTTGATTTCAGTAGTGCCTTCCTGTCCCCTTCTGAGCTGATCCAGTGGATTGCAGGACTGTAGGTTTGGGTTTACTACGATGACAGGGAGGGCAGCAGCAGTCTCTTGTGTCCACATCAGGGTTTGTGTGTATGGCTGTGTTTATTATCCTAACTTATGAATTTAAAACATGGCCATGCTCTCATTGGAGGGCttaaaacttattttagcaGTTAAGCTGACTTATTAAAGCAGCCACTGCAACCCTTGGGATGGTGCCATCACCCCCATCTCAAATCTGTGCTTGCAGAAGAGACGTGCTCTGGGGAGCACTTGACCCAGCCTGCTCCAGAAGGTGAGGAGAGTCATTTTTGTACAAGGGGAGCTTAAAGTGGGAGTCTGTAGCTCGAATCTGATTTTCTGAATCTGATGGAACTTGGTccgttttttctatttgtgtcctGGCCTAAAATAGAGCACTGTGTTTGAGGTTTGATGTACGACTGCATGCCTCTGTGAGCAGATTGGTCTCCAGTTTTAAACTCCGAGGGACACGGGCGTGGGGAGACCATTCTGACCCGAGAGAGTCGAATCAGACCTTCCACGGAGGACACGATGTTGCTGATGCCGACCGCTGTGTTTGAGCGTCTGAACGGATACCGATTTGGATGAGTTGGTGGTGACATTGGGCTTGAAGCGAGAACTCGGAAACCTATACTTACCTGGCTGTAGGTCTCTAGTTTTTGGTAGTGATTTGAAACCTGTGATCAAGGATTTATTTGCAGACTCGTGCTCAGTAGGTCGCTGTTTGCAtgctgtgttttgtgtggccaGGTTATGGCTGTATATCCAGCAGTCATTTGGCAAATCAGGTTAGTTTTTATCCAAACACACTATTTGTAGGTATTTTTTTCGGATTCTTGAACTTCAAGTTTATGTTTTTAGAGATGTTTTGCAGTAAAGGCTTAGGGTCTGTACTTATTTTctcctgtttttctttaaaatggagAAGTGTGAAATGGAGCTGCACTTTTAGTGTTTTGTTGAGAGGGATATTAAATATAACTGGGATATATTTGGATTTATAGTTCGTTTACTTAGAATAAATAACTTAGTCTCAATTTGACAGACCTAAATTAGACTGTGCACAGAAAACTAGGACAAATTTAGGACAGGCATCAGACCACTAACTCAGGAAAATCACAGTCGCTGCCTGCATGGATTCTAAAGCTGAAGTCAATTGTTTTCACAGCAGTGTACGAGGTGTGAAGTGTAACTGAATAGGGCGCACATATGATAATGGCTCACATGCTGGAAAACAGCTGTCAGTGGAATCCACCGCTTCACTGTGCCGCACTTCTCTGCGACAGACAGAACAATCACCGGCTGATTATCATGTCAGAGCAATATCTCCAAGTATGCAGAGAAAGCAAGCCCTTTAACATGTAAAACACCCCCGTCTTTTGGGTGTGTATTCAAAAGCAATTAGCAAGGCTGAAGACACCATCGTCTGATTAGATAAGTCTCCCAAGTACTGATGCCAGGTGATCTCAAATTGGTGAGACTTTATAAATGAATTTTATGAGCAGTATAATGTAATTGCTTTCCAGGAACCATACCTTGGCTGGGTCTGTCCTGTCCTTGGTTGTTCCTAAGGACTTGTGGTATGTCCTCAGTCATGCACTAGCACAAGGATTCCCCAACCATTCCAGGaggaccccctgtcctgctgggtaTTGTTCCTACCgagatcttaattgcttaattgaatccttaattgaactagcaatgcaatataaggctcaattatgtaattaagagttcagcatttacatacatgcatatattaAGGCTTGCCTGTGACACCATGAAGTCCATTCTTTGCTAGGAGGCCTTCAGAGCTTTGAAGAGCTATGAGGCCTGCAGTGCTACAGAAGCATCATGCCCACATTAAATCCTTTGTACTGGTCTAGTGTTGGCACTAAACATTTACTCCTGCCCTAGCCTTAAGTATCTGGCTGTGTCCTCGGGTGCTTATTGTCCTGTGTTTGTGTCCACCCGTCCACAGGAGGAGTCTGTCCAGGGCGAGGCTGATGGAGCTGCTGTGTGGAAACTGCCTCCCATTAGTGCTGGGCAGCGTGGGGGTGCTGGTGCTGTACCAGCTGCTGCAGAGACTGCGCCACAAGGCCTACATCCAGGACGCGGTGGTGGTCATCACAGGAGCGAGCTCTGGACTGGGAAAAGGTTGGACCGCAGGAACTGCCTTGGCTATGGAACTTGTTTCCAAGCCCTGGGTTTCCTAACGGACAAAGGAGCCGGGAAACCAGAAGCCATCCCACAACCCCTTGGCTGGTTTGGGGGTTCACACTGTAGTGGTCCTGATTCTATTTCATGCTGCTGCCCTCTCTTAATGCAGTGAGGAGAAACTCTGCAAGGCCTGTATTGGCTGGGTATTCAAACCTGCCAGTCGTTCAGCTCCAGTGAAACAAATTACATGTTATTGCAGACCAGGTGGTTTCCTAATTGAATTACCCTGTATTCCTCCAGCTCTGCGCCCCTCGGCTGACTGTTCTGTCTTTGCAGATTGCGCCAGGGTGTTCCACGCGGCGGGCGCCCAGCTGGTGCTGTGCGGCCGAGACAAGGGGCGGCTGCAGGAGCTCGTGAGGGAGCTGACCGGGGTGGCAGATGGCAGACGGAAGGTAAGGAACAGCACTGGTTTTACTCGGGTCGTACCCCCGTTAGAATTTACCCCTGGTTTCAAAAGCACTCAGTCCTGACAGCCGGTAAATGCAGGAGAACCCTGAACAGAAACCTAAACGCAGCATGCAGCAGTGCCAAAGAGTTTGCCGAGTTACGGTTCGAACAGGACAGAGGAGGGCAGGAGACACGCTTTGTCTGACGCCGTGTCTGTCTGCAGCTGAGGCCGTGCTAAACAGTCTCCCTTCACTTGGCAGGGGGCCAGTCCCTCTGCTGTTACTTCCATTCATTGTACGTCCATTTGCCACCAGATTGGTGACACAGGTTATAGGGTGTCTAGTGtgttttaaatagttatttcGTGTAAGTGACAGAGCTTCCAGATGAGACCTCCTAATAGCACTGATTGTACACAAAAGGAAAAGTGTTTAATTAGTTGTTTTAAAGTCGCATTCAGAAGTTATGCAAAATCGTGTCTGTGGTTGAGTTTCAACATTCAGGGCAGGGCTGAAGGAAACCAGTACGGGTTGAAAGGGTCTGCAATCCTTTTGCACAACAAAGTGGGACGGGTTGCACTGACATTGTGATCTTCCATTTCCACAGACCTACACCCCCAGTACcgtgacctttgacctgtcgGACACAGAGACCGTGGCCAGCGCGGCGGAGGAGATTGTCAAATGCCACGGTCACGTGGACATCCTGATCAACAACGCCGGGATCAGCTACCGGGGCACGATCCTGGACACCGCCGTGGATGTGGACAAAGAGGTGATGGACATCAACTACTTCGGGCCCATTGCTCTCACTAAAGGTAGGTGTGTCTCATTTTATTAAAGCTTTAAAGCGTTTATTTAAAACCCAAATGAACCATAAATGAACCCCATCACAGCAAAGGGGTGCTCTAGTGCTGGCAGCGTCCAGCCGAGTCATTGGGCCTGCTGGTTTGAGTGGGAAGGTGGGTGTGGGTTGCCTCTCTGGGCTCTGAGTAACAGCTGCTCTGTCCCCAGCGATCCTGCCCTCCATGGTGCAGCGCCGGAGCGGCCACATCGTGGTGATCAGCAGCGTCCAGGGCAAGATCGCCATCCCCTTCAGGTCCGCCTGTAAGTACCGTCGGCCGAGAGAGTTCAGTTCAATAATTTAGATCTGGGGATGCTAGCAGCAGAAGCAAAAAACTTGATCTTGTTCCGTCTGTGGCTGAATTGGTGGGAATGCCTCAGATTACAAAGACTAGTCTGATTTCTGATTTGTGCTTTCCTGCGAGGCGTACTGAGGCTTTACCACCGTCGATGTCTCTGAGATTTCCCTGCTAAACGCTTCCCCCTTGAAGACCCTCTGCCAATGACCAAACTGGGCCTCGTCTCTCTCCTGGTCCCGAGAGTCTCAGCGTACAAAAAACACTTTAAGGAGTCACACAAGCAGGTTGTCTGGTTGTCCCTCCCTCCTCTCGCAGACGCCGCCTCCAAGCACGCCACCCAAGCCTTCTTCGACTGCCTGCGGGCCGAGGTGGAGCAGTACGGCATCGGTGTGTCCATCTTCAGCCCCGGCTACATCAGAACCAACCTCTCCCTCAACGCGGTCACTGGGGACGGGTCCAAACATGGAGGTAGGAATGGGATTTACATCTTGATAtat
This sequence is a window from Amia ocellicauda isolate fAmiCal2 chromosome 17, fAmiCal2.hap1, whole genome shotgun sequence. Protein-coding genes within it:
- the LOC136712742 gene encoding dehydrogenase/reductase SDR family member 7B isoform X2; translation: MLLGSPVRRSLSRARLMELLCGNCLPLVLGSVGVLVLYQLLQRLRHKAYIQDAVVVITGASSGLGKDCARVFHAAGAQLVLCGRDKGRLQELVRELTGVADGRRKTYTPSTVTFDLSDTETVASAAEEIVKCHGHVDILINNAGISYRGTILDTAVDVDKEVMDINYFGPIALTKAILPSMVQRRSGHIVVISSVQGKIAIPFRSAYAASKHATQAFFDCLRAEVEQYGIGVSIFSPGYIRTNLSLNAVTGDGSKHGVLDKNTAEGRDPRDVADAILKAVGRKKQDVLMAGLLPTVAVYMRTLCPALFFKFMAARARKERKAKDN
- the LOC136712742 gene encoding dehydrogenase/reductase SDR family member 7B isoform X1 produces the protein MVPSPPSQICACRRDVLWGALDPACSRRRSLSRARLMELLCGNCLPLVLGSVGVLVLYQLLQRLRHKAYIQDAVVVITGASSGLGKDCARVFHAAGAQLVLCGRDKGRLQELVRELTGVADGRRKTYTPSTVTFDLSDTETVASAAEEIVKCHGHVDILINNAGISYRGTILDTAVDVDKEVMDINYFGPIALTKAILPSMVQRRSGHIVVISSVQGKIAIPFRSAYAASKHATQAFFDCLRAEVEQYGIGVSIFSPGYIRTNLSLNAVTGDGSKHGVLDKNTAEGRDPRDVADAILKAVGRKKQDVLMAGLLPTVAVYMRTLCPALFFKFMAARARKERKAKDN
- the LOC136712742 gene encoding dehydrogenase/reductase SDR family member 7B isoform X3: MELLCGNCLPLVLGSVGVLVLYQLLQRLRHKAYIQDAVVVITGASSGLGKDCARVFHAAGAQLVLCGRDKGRLQELVRELTGVADGRRKTYTPSTVTFDLSDTETVASAAEEIVKCHGHVDILINNAGISYRGTILDTAVDVDKEVMDINYFGPIALTKAILPSMVQRRSGHIVVISSVQGKIAIPFRSAYAASKHATQAFFDCLRAEVEQYGIGVSIFSPGYIRTNLSLNAVTGDGSKHGVLDKNTAEGRDPRDVADAILKAVGRKKQDVLMAGLLPTVAVYMRTLCPALFFKFMAARARKERKAKDN